The window GGAGCGATAGAGCCGAAACGCCTGGCCAGGGGGCCGTTGATCGCTTTGGGATCAATGAGGCCCGTGGCCTTGATCAAGGCGCCGAGCATGACCGTGTTGGTAATGGGCAACCCCAGTGTTTCCGTGGCAATCCCGGTAGCGTCCACCAGGGCCAGCTTCTGAGCGAATCCGTATTCGGTCCGGATATCTGCTGCATCACGATTCGTATTGATGATCAGCATCCCGTCATTGTGAAGACCCTCGTCAACCTTGGTGATGTTCATCACGGTCGGGTCCAGAACCACCACGATATTCGGTTCATAGATCTTTTCTCGAAGACGGA of the Deltaproteobacteria bacterium genome contains:
- a CDS encoding 2-oxoacid:acceptor oxidoreductase family protein, producing the protein MIEVRFHGRGGQGAVTSAELMALAAIEEGKFAQAFPSFGPERRGAPVTAYLRVDEQPIRLREKIYEPNIVVVLDPTVMNITKVDEGLHNDGMLIINTNRDAADIRTEYGFAQKLALVDATGIATETLGLPITNTVMLGALIKATGLIDPKAINGPLARRFGSIAPKNQKAYERAFSETRLEE